Proteins encoded together in one Streptomyces umbrinus window:
- a CDS encoding response regulator transcription factor, with protein sequence MTPVRPIRLLLADDEHLIRGALAALLGLEDDLLVVAEAASGPEALAMARAHEPDVAVLDLRMPGADGVRVATSLRVELPACRVLIVTSHGRPGHLKRALAAGVRGFVPKTVSAQRLAEIIRTVHGGNRYVDPELAADAISSGDSPLTAREAEVLELAADGAPVAEIAERAALSQGTVRNYLSSAVTKLGVENRHSAVRLARERGWV encoded by the coding sequence ATGACACCCGTACGCCCCATCCGGCTGCTGCTCGCCGACGACGAGCACCTCATCCGGGGGGCGCTCGCCGCGCTGCTCGGACTTGAGGACGACCTGCTCGTGGTGGCGGAGGCGGCCAGTGGGCCCGAGGCGCTGGCGATGGCCAGGGCCCACGAACCCGATGTGGCGGTACTGGATCTCCGGATGCCCGGGGCGGACGGTGTGAGGGTGGCCACATCGCTGCGGGTCGAACTGCCCGCGTGCCGGGTGCTGATCGTGACCAGCCACGGGCGTCCGGGGCATCTGAAGCGGGCGCTTGCGGCGGGTGTGCGCGGGTTCGTCCCGAAGACCGTCAGCGCTCAGCGGCTCGCGGAGATCATCCGTACCGTCCATGGCGGAAACCGTTACGTCGACCCGGAGTTGGCCGCCGACGCGATCTCCTCCGGGGACTCTCCGCTGACCGCGCGCGAGGCGGAGGTGCTGGAACTGGCCGCCGACGGGGCGCCCGTCGCGGAGATCGCCGAGCGGGCCGCGCTGTCGCAGGGGACCGTACGGAACTATCTGTCGTCGGCCGTCACCAAGCTCGGGGTGGAGAACCGGCACTCGGCGGTGCGTCTCGCGCGGGAGCGAGGTTGGGTATAG
- a CDS encoding histone-like nucleoid-structuring protein Lsr2, which yields MAQRVVVTLFDDIDGSEAAETIAFGLDGKSYEIDLNQANAKKLRKALEPYLEAGRKRSRSGKAYRQTAVAPDPAAVRAWAQSHKMEVPARGRIPKRVYEAFSAAQ from the coding sequence GTGGCGCAGCGTGTCGTAGTCACTCTCTTCGACGACATCGACGGCTCGGAAGCGGCGGAAACGATCGCCTTCGGTCTGGACGGCAAGTCGTACGAGATCGACCTGAATCAAGCCAATGCCAAGAAACTGCGTAAGGCGCTGGAGCCGTACCTGGAGGCCGGGCGCAAGCGGTCTCGGTCCGGCAAGGCGTACCGGCAGACGGCTGTTGCGCCCGATCCGGCGGCGGTTCGGGCGTGGGCCCAGTCGCACAAGATGGAGGTGCCGGCTCGGGGGCGGATCCCCAAGCGGGTCTATGAGGCGTTCAGCGCTGCGCAGTGA
- a CDS encoding phosphoribosylaminoimidazolesuccinocarboxamide synthase gives MSGFVEKPEPVEVPGLVHLHTGKVRDLYQNEAGDLVMVASDRISAFDWVLPTEIPDKGSVLTQLSLWWFDQIGDLMPNHVLGTDLPPGAPDDWAGRTLVCKSLRMAPVECVARGYLTGSGLVEYNQTRTVCGLALPEGLSDGSELPAPIFTPATKAAVGEHDENVSYEEVARQVGADTAAQLRQATLAVYGRGRDIARERGIILADTKFEFGFDGETLVVADEVLTPDSSRFWPADEWEPGRAQPSFDKQFVRDWLTSAESGWDRKSERPPPALPQQVVDATRAKYVEAYERLTGTTWS, from the coding sequence GTGTCCGGATTCGTAGAAAAGCCCGAGCCCGTCGAGGTGCCGGGTCTGGTGCATCTGCACACCGGCAAGGTGCGCGACCTGTACCAGAACGAGGCGGGCGACCTCGTGATGGTCGCCAGCGACCGCATCTCCGCCTTCGACTGGGTGCTGCCCACGGAGATCCCCGACAAGGGCAGCGTCCTGACGCAGCTCTCGCTGTGGTGGTTCGACCAGATCGGCGACCTGATGCCGAACCACGTCCTCGGCACCGACCTCCCGCCCGGCGCCCCCGACGACTGGGCGGGCCGCACCCTGGTCTGCAAGTCGCTGCGGATGGCCCCGGTCGAGTGCGTGGCCCGCGGCTATCTCACCGGCTCGGGTCTCGTCGAGTACAACCAGACCCGTACCGTCTGCGGCCTCGCCCTCCCCGAGGGCCTGTCCGACGGCTCGGAGCTGCCCGCCCCGATCTTCACCCCGGCCACCAAGGCCGCCGTCGGCGAGCACGACGAGAACGTCTCGTACGAGGAGGTCGCCCGGCAGGTCGGCGCGGACACCGCGGCCCAGCTGCGCCAGGCGACGCTCGCCGTCTACGGCCGGGGCCGTGACATCGCGCGCGAGCGCGGGATCATCCTCGCGGACACGAAGTTCGAGTTCGGCTTCGACGGCGAGACGCTCGTTGTCGCCGACGAGGTGCTCACCCCGGACTCCTCCCGTTTCTGGCCGGCCGACGAGTGGGAGCCGGGCCGCGCGCAGCCCTCGTTCGACAAGCAGTTCGTCCGCGACTGGCTGACCTCCGCCGAGTCCGGCTGGGACCGCAAGAGCGAGCGTCCGCCGCCGGCCCTGCCCCAGCAGGTCGTGGACGCCACCCGCGCCAAGTACGTGGAGGCGTACGAGCGCCTCACGGGCACCACCTGGAGCTGA
- a CDS encoding ABC transporter ATP-binding protein: MNTNEHVIEVTDLRRVYGGEFEAVRGVSFSVGRGELFALLGTNGAGKTSTVELLEGLAPPSGGQVRVLGHDPYTERAKVRPHIGVMLQEGGFSSELTVGETVRMWAGCTSGARPEREALALVGLSRRADVRVKQLSGGEKRRLDLACAILGRPEVLFLDEPTTGLDAEGRQETWELVRELRETGTTVVLTTHYLEEAEGLADRLAILHAGRIAVTGTPAEVTASQPSRISFELPAGYFPGDLPPLASLGITDHEMEGRTLRLRTLELQRAATELLVWAQRAGVELRGLDVRSGSLEEAFLRIAREASQTSEMTAEKERVA, from the coding sequence ATGAACACGAACGAGCACGTGATCGAGGTCACGGATCTACGACGTGTGTACGGGGGAGAGTTCGAGGCGGTCCGGGGGGTGTCCTTCTCCGTCGGCCGCGGGGAGCTGTTCGCGCTCCTCGGGACCAACGGTGCGGGCAAGACCTCCACCGTCGAACTGCTCGAAGGGCTCGCACCGCCGTCCGGCGGCCAGGTGCGCGTCCTCGGCCACGACCCGTACACCGAACGCGCCAAGGTGCGCCCGCACATCGGCGTCATGCTCCAGGAGGGCGGCTTCTCGTCCGAGCTGACCGTCGGGGAGACCGTACGGATGTGGGCGGGCTGCACGAGCGGGGCCCGGCCCGAGCGCGAGGCGCTGGCGCTGGTCGGTCTGTCGCGGCGGGCCGACGTGCGCGTGAAGCAACTGTCCGGGGGCGAGAAGCGGCGACTGGACCTGGCGTGCGCGATCCTCGGGCGGCCCGAGGTGCTCTTCCTGGACGAGCCGACGACCGGACTCGACGCCGAAGGGCGCCAGGAGACCTGGGAGTTGGTGCGCGAGCTGCGCGAGACGGGCACCACCGTGGTGCTGACCACCCACTACCTGGAAGAGGCGGAAGGGCTCGCCGACCGGCTCGCGATCCTGCACGCCGGGCGCATCGCCGTCACCGGTACTCCGGCCGAGGTGACCGCCTCCCAGCCGTCCCGGATCTCCTTCGAGCTGCCCGCCGGCTACTTCCCCGGCGATCTGCCGCCGCTCGCCTCGCTCGGAATCACCGACCACGAGATGGAGGGCCGGACGCTCCGGCTGCGGACGCTCGAACTGCAGCGGGCCGCCACCGAGCTCCTCGTGTGGGCACAGCGGGCGGGGGTCGAGCTGCGGGGGCTCGATGTCCGGTCGGGGTCGCTGGAGGAGGCGTTCCTGCGGATAGCCCGCGAGGCGTCACAGACGTCGGAGATGACGGCCGAGAAGGAGCGCGTGGCATGA
- a CDS encoding ABC transporter permease: MSAETVTKAAQAGTPATAARRMMALARAELTLLGRSKATFFAALFVPLIMPLSLRTAVEDMDLEEAGLSVGSVILPSAVGFSLLFAVYSALVSVYAARREELVLKRLRTGELRDVEILAGAALPSVLIGLVQCVVLTIACAALLDVGAPEAPHLAVLGLLLGLVMWPAIAAVVASFSRSLEGAQVAAMPLLLVSMMGSGTFIPFELMPDRLATVCELLPLSPVITLIRGGWTGNLGAYEALGAIATAVAWVVLSVFAVQRWFRWEPRH; the protein is encoded by the coding sequence ATGAGCGCGGAGACTGTGACCAAGGCCGCACAGGCCGGTACGCCCGCGACCGCCGCACGGCGGATGATGGCTCTCGCACGGGCCGAACTGACACTGCTCGGACGCAGCAAGGCCACGTTCTTCGCGGCCCTGTTCGTACCGCTGATCATGCCGTTGAGCCTGCGCACGGCGGTCGAGGACATGGATCTGGAGGAGGCCGGGCTCTCGGTCGGCTCGGTCATCCTGCCCTCCGCCGTCGGCTTCTCCCTGCTCTTCGCCGTCTACAGCGCGCTGGTGAGCGTCTACGCCGCCCGCCGTGAGGAGCTGGTGCTCAAGCGGCTGCGCACCGGGGAGCTGCGGGACGTGGAGATCCTGGCCGGAGCCGCACTGCCGTCGGTCCTGATCGGGCTCGTGCAGTGCGTGGTCCTGACGATCGCGTGCGCGGCGCTCCTCGACGTGGGAGCGCCCGAGGCACCGCACCTCGCCGTCCTGGGTCTGCTGCTGGGACTCGTCATGTGGCCCGCCATCGCGGCCGTCGTCGCGAGCTTCAGCAGGAGCCTGGAGGGCGCCCAGGTCGCGGCGATGCCGTTGCTGCTCGTCTCCATGATGGGTTCCGGCACCTTCATACCGTTCGAGCTCATGCCCGACCGGCTCGCCACCGTCTGCGAACTGCTGCCGCTGTCCCCGGTGATCACGCTCATACGCGGTGGCTGGACCGGGAACCTCGGCGCGTACGAGGCCCTGGGCGCCATCGCCACAGCAGTGGCCTGGGTCGTGCTCTCGGTGTTTGCTGTACAGCGGTGGTTCCGGTGGGAGCCACGGCACTGA